A window of Mytilus edulis chromosome 10, xbMytEdul2.2, whole genome shotgun sequence contains these coding sequences:
- the LOC139493243 gene encoding E3 ubiquitin-protein ligase TRIM45-like, translated as MANHVLGICTECNKTNGEEFCLECEVILCSKCKSSHLKRKSNKKHHVDKSYSKILDKRPSCLIHSKEVVFYCSSCCLLICPSCMLEKHKQHDVDEIENAVSKKKEGISSEIVDLESRSENVKQIVDDLNVFEEAYKIDNAILKKVIKVRGDTLKALIDKHTETLVERVTLEESSQITRKSEEVYKLEDIKLLCDLQIERLKGSLQNTKDIDILLSYGEWEEDVQHVKTREISEFKQIPPIRFIEPGKDEETINELFGAVEIGFFKLQEGDHVRIKLSVTEPINGWGDVTHDSIGTVRGVNDDIVTVDFKEFSGWEALVSEVELVKSGNEKQ; from the exons atggcgAATCATGTATTAGGAATTTGTACAGAGTGTAATAAAACAAATGGCGAGGAGTTTTGCTTAGAATGTGAAGTCATTTTATGTTCGAAATGTAAATCTTCTCATCTCAAACGGAAATCAAATAAGAAGCACCATGTCGATAAATCCTATTCGAAGATTTTAGATAAGCGGCCATCATGTCTTATTCACTCGAAAGAAGTTGTCTTTTATTGCAGCTCATGTTGTTTACTTATTTGTCCTAGCTGCATGCTCGAGAAACACAAACAACATGACGTGGATGAAATTGAAAATGCTGTGTCCAAAAAGAAGGAAGGTATATCAAGTGAAATAGTGGATCTGGAATCTAGATCAGAAAATGTCAAACAAATCGTTGATGATCTGAATGTGTTTGAGGAAGCCTACAAGATTGATAATGCCATCTTGAAAAAGGTGATCAAGGTAAGAGGTGATACATTAAAGGCTCTTATTGATAAACACACAGAAACTTTGGTAGAACGCGTAACTCTAGAAGAAAGTTCTCAAATCACCCGGAAGTCGGAAGAAGTTTATAAACTTGAGGATATAAAATTGCTATGTGACCTCCAAATTGAACGTCTAAAAGGTTCTCTACAGAATACGAAAGATATTGATATACTATTGTCGTATGGAGAATGGGAAGAAGATGTCCAGCACGTAAAGACTAGAGAAATTAGTGAATTCAAACAGATTCCACCAATTAGGTTTATAGAGCCAGGCAAAGATGAAGAGACAATTAACGAATTATTCGGAGCGGTGGAAATAGGATTTTT TAAACTGCAAGAAGGAGATCACGTGAGGATCAAGTTATCAGTGACCGAACCAATCAATGGCTGGGGAGATGTCACACACGACAGTATCGGCACGGTCAGAG gtGTAAATGATGACATCGTAACAGTCGATTTCAAAGAATTTTCTGGTTGGGAAGCATTGGTTTCAGAAGTTGAACTTGTAAAGTCTGGT AATGAAAAACAGTGA
- the LOC139493245 gene encoding perlucin-like protein codes for MLAVYLIAVVICLSEAEKCFQDKEAKLINGIKASLKTMQDNMKGVHQMVEKLEVYLKEKSNICKKGWKEYKDHCYKYQNDKKSWRMAEKQCRTMEAYLVKIEDVSEHNWIVQNIKGGNIGSIWIGASDAGKQDWRWAFDLSKVTYSFFNPGQPDNGGNVEGCLELRSELGYKWNDFPCSSTNSYVCESQQGVSCQPYSKFLVRR; via the exons ATGTTGGCCGTTTATTTGATAGCTGTGGTAATCTGCCTATCCGAGGCAGAAAAATGTTTTCAGGATAAGGAGGCAAAACTCATCAACGGAATAAAAGCGTCCTTAAAAACGATGCAAGATAACATGAAAGGTGTACATCAAATGGTAGAGAAACTTGAAGTTTATCTCAAAG AAAAATCCAATATTTGCAAAAAAGGATGGAAAGAATATAAAGATCATTGCtacaaatatcaaaatgacaaaaaGTCATGGCGGATGGCAGAG AAACAGTGTCGGACAATGGAAGCGTATCTGGTTAAGATAGAAGATGTTTCAGAACACAATTGGATTGTGCAAAATATAAAAG GTGGCAATATTGGTTCAATATGGATAGGAGCTTCAGATGCTGGGAAGCAAGACTGGAGATGGGCATTTGATTTATCTAAAGTTACGTATAGCTTTTTTAATCCTGGTCAGCCCGATAACGGTGGAAATGTTGAAGGTTGCCTTGAGCTTCGCTCTGAACTTGGGTATAAATGGAATGATTTTCCATGTTCTTCTACTAACTCCTACGTATGTGAAAGTCAACAG ggaGTATCATGTCAGCCGTATTCGAAATTTTTAGTGAGGAGATAA